One genomic segment of Oncorhynchus nerka isolate Pitt River linkage group LG16, Oner_Uvic_2.0, whole genome shotgun sequence includes these proteins:
- the LOC115144179 gene encoding guanylyl cyclase C-like: MAHRGWWVCVCWMVLIAGRCEAIYPHCLDGIMMNVVLLDDDISPWSMTFVRSAVESAIQLDAELPCKSCPNGVKRNLTANFLGLETSLYSKKGCKSSTCEVVETLKNLTKTGQEGWVLLGPTCTHATFQMVDQEVGLKLLMPIISAGSFALSCDYQDNLTRILPPARKISTFFTKFWDFKNNIKPKWSTAFLYKKQENTEDCFWYINALGTGSAHFSLHVKNTQVITKAEDLRMELNSKKRTSNLFIVCGTPGDIVDLKNGTMEVDPSVVFILVDLYNDKYYTNKSSIPAMKNVLVLTMPNTRNYTVDTDLGNNVTMNDYMAAYHDAVLLFGQVMRKIWSKPESELNHTEVVNINHFRNISFDGIAGHYKLDDHGDRDVNFSVIYTTTDNKYETLFIFNTVYNYTNIVNSKPSFIWGRHLPNDIPDQGLGVQNIVVIVLGVTVVVVTTIAFIFYRQNRRERQVRKRWSHIHSDLITPLEYNERSLVCLKIDEDHRTNKSYMIHQGRYDKKIVILKELNHSDGNFNKSQRIELNSLLHIDYYNLTKFYGTVKYDHGVFGVFEYGERGSLKCVLNDNISYPEETFMDWEFKISVMYDIAKGMSYLHSSDIQVHGRLKSTNCVVDNRMVVKITGFGCNTILNPGRDLWTAPEHLRRQGISQKGDVYSFAIIAQEIVLRRKTFYTEAYSDRTEKMARVQYPIKRTYFRPDLNFETAGEKELEVYMLIKICWDEDPERRPDFKKIESSLGKIFSNLHNQANESYMDNLIRRLQMYSRNLEHLVEERTTLYKAERDRADCLNFMLLPRPVVRSLKETGIVEPELFEEVTVYFSDIVGFTTLCQYSTPMEVVDMLNDIYKGFDSILDHHDVYKVETIGDAYMVASGLPRRNGNRHAVDISRMALDILAFMGTFQLRHLPGLPVWIRIGMHSGPCAAGVVGIKMPRYCLFGDTVNTASSMESTGHPLRIHVSQPTISILQRTDCKFEYEKRGETFLKGKGTELTYWLTGETGEDYNLPTPPTAENCQRLQQDLAQMIQECLENRSLGSEVMEKRNTLSMRQRRVRRDGGEQGGEEEDNDDQPEYLHLATVNNFSTLL, from the exons ATGGCTCATAGAGGTTGGTGGGTGTGTGTCTGCTGGATGGTGTTGATCGCAGGCCGATGCGAGGCGATATACCCTCACTGTCTAGATGGGATCATGATGAACGTAGTTCTGCTGGATGACGACATCTCTCCCTGGAGTATGACATTTGTCCGTAGCGCTGTGGAGAGTGCGATCCAGCTCGACGCTGAACTCCCCTGTAAAAGCTGTCCAAACG GAGTGAAGCGAAACCTGACTGCAAACTTCCTTGGGCTCGAGACTAGTTTGTACAGCAAGAAAGGCTGCAAAAGCAGCACTTGTGAAGTGGTGGAGACCTTGAAGAACCTAACT AAAACAGGCCAGGAGGGCTGGGTTTTGCTGGGGCCCACCTGTACCCATGCAACCTTTCAGATGGTTGA TCAAGAGGTTGGTCTGAAGCTCCTCATGCCCATCATCTCAGCAGGCAGCTTTGCTCTGTCCTGTGACTACCAAGACAACCTGACCCGCATATTGCCCCCTGCACGCAAGATCTCCACATTCTTCACAAAATTCTGGGACTTCAAAAACAATATCAAACCCAAGTGGTCCACAGCCTTCCTCTATAAGAAGCAGGAGAACACTGAGGACTGCTTCTG GTACATCAATGCACTTGGTACAGGCTCAGCCCACTTTTCCTTACATGTCAAAAATACCCAAGTTATAACCAAAGCGGAAGACCTTAGAATGGAATTAAACTCCAAAAAGAGGACAAGCAATT TGTTCATAGTGTGTGGGACGCCAGGAGATATCGTGGATCTGAAGAATGGAACTATGGAGGTTGATCCTAGTGTTGTCTTCATCCTGGTCGATCTTTACAA TGATAAGTACTACACCAATAAGTCCTCTATCCCTGCTATGAAGAACGTGTTGGTTCTCACCATGCCCAACACTAGGAACTATACTGTGGACACAGACCTGGGCAACAACGTGACG ATGAATGACTATATGGCAGCGTACCATGACGCAGTGCTGCTGTTTGGTCAGGTGATGAGAAAGATCTGGAGCAAGCCTGAGTCTGAGCTCAACCACACAGAGGTAGTCAATATCAACCACTTCAGAAACATCTCATTTGACG GCATCGCAGGCCACTACAAGCTGGATGACCATGGGGACAGAGACGTGAATTTTTCAGTCATTTACACCACCACTGACAACAAG TATGAAACTTTATttatattcaacactgtctacaACTACACCAACATCGTCAACAGTAAACCATCCTTCATCTGGGGCAGACATCTCCCCAATGACATTCCAGATCAGG gtttgGGGGTGCAGAACATCGTTGTCATTGTCTTAGGTGTCACTGTGGTGGTGGTGACTACCATCGCATTCATCTTCTACAG GCAGAACAGGAGAGAGCGCCAGGTGAGGAAGAGATGGTCTCACATCCACTCTGACCTCATCACCCCGCTGGAGTATAACGAACGTAGCTTGGTCTGCCTCAAG ATTGACGAAGACCACAGGACAAACAAAAGTTATATGATCCACCAAGGTCGCTATGATAAAAAG ATTGTGATCCTGAAGGAGCTGAACCACTCGGACGGGAACTTTAACAAGAGCCAGAGGATAGAGCTCAACTCG CTTCTGCACATTGACTACTACAACCTGACTAAGTTCTATGGCACAGTCAAGTATGATCATGGTGTGTTTGGGGTGTTCGAGTACGGCGAGAGGGGATCTCTAAAG TGTGTGCTGAATGACAATATTTCATACCCGGAGGAGACCTTCATGGACTGGGAGTTTAAGATCTCTGTAATGTACGACATCGCCAAG GGTATGTCCTACCTCCATTCCAGTGACATCCAGGTCCATGGCCGTCTCAAGTCCACTAACTGTGTGGTGGACAACCGCATGGTGGTCAAGATCACTGGCTTTGGCTGCAACACTATTCTAAACCCAGGCAGAG ACCTGTGGACAGCTCCAGAGCACCTGCGAAGACAGGGGATCTCCCAGAAGGGAGATGTCTACAGCTTTGCCATCATCGCCCAGGAGATAGTTCTCAGGAGGAAAACCTTTTACACCGAGGCCTACTCCGACCGCACAG AGAAAATGGCCAGAGTGCAGTACCCTATCAAAAGAACCTATTTCAGACCTGATCTGAATTTTGAGACTGCAGGAGAAAAAGAACTGGAG GTGTACATGCTGATAAAGATCTGCTGGGATGAGGACCCAGAGCGAAGGCCTGACTTTAAGAAGATAGAGAGCTCACTGGGGAAGATCTTCAG TAACCTGCACAACCAGGCTAATGAGAGCTACATGGACAACCTGATCCGTCGTCTACAGATGTACTCCCGGAACCTGGAGCacctggtggaggagaggacaacTCTGTACAAggctgagagagacagggccGACTGCCTCAACTTCATGCTGCTGCCTCG tcctgtggTGCGTTCTCTGAAGGAGACAGGCATCGTGGAGCCGGAGCTGTTTGAGGAGGTGACGGTGTACTTCAGCGACATCGTGGGCTTTACCACCCTGTGCCAGTACAGCACCCCCATGGAAGTGGTGGACATGCTCAACGACATCTACAAGGGCTTCGACAGCATCCTCGACCACCACGACGTAtacaag GTGGAGACGATAGGTGATGCGTACATGGTCGCGTCGGGGTTGCCTCGGCGGAACGGGAACAGGCACGCGGTGGACATCTCCCGCATGGCCCTGGACATTCTGGCATTTATGGGGACCTTCCAGCTCAGACATCTGCCGGGACTACCTGTGTGGATCCGCATTGGGATGCACTCAG GCCCCTGTGCAGCAGGAGTGGTGGGGATAAAGATGCCCAGATACTGCCTGTTTGGAGACACAGTCAACACTGCCTCTAGCATGGAGTCAACGGGACATC CCCTGAGAATCCACGTCAGTCAGCCCACCATCAGCATCCTACAGAGGACAGACTGCAAGTTTGAGTACGAGAAGAGAGGCGAGACTTTTCTCAAG GGTAAAGGCACAGAGTTGACCTACTGGTTGACAGGTGAAACAGGAGAGGACTACAACCTGCCAACGCCACCGACAGC GGAGAACTGCCAGCGTCTGCAGCAGGATCTGGCCCAGATGATCCAGGAGTGTCTTGAGAACCGCTCGCTGGGGTCAGAGGTCATGGAGAAGAGGAATACCCTGTCCATGAGGCAGAGGAGGGTGCGGAGGGACGGAGGGGagcaggggggagaggaggaggataacgaTGACCAGCCAGAGTACCTCCATCTGGCTACGGTCAACAACTTCAGTACTTTATTGTAG